One Indicator indicator isolate 239-I01 chromosome 9, UM_Iind_1.1, whole genome shotgun sequence genomic window carries:
- the KCNF1 gene encoding potassium voltage-gated channel subfamily F member 1 has product MAGDSSFPDVESDGSEKNEETEIVVNVGGVRQVFYGDNLNQYPETRLAELMNCLSGGYDSIFSLCDDYDPGKREFYFDRDPDAFKCIIDVYYFGEIHMKKGICPICFKNEMEFWKVDLKFLDDCCKTHLSEKREELEEIARRVQLILDDLGVDASESRGKRCQKYIWKFLEKPESSYPARVIAVLSFLFILISSIVMCVGTIPDLQIVDAEGNRVEHPTLDSIETVCIVWFTMEYVLRLISSPNKLHFVLSFMNIVDVLAILPFYVSLTLTHLGAKLMELSNVQQAVQALRIMRIARIFKLARHSSGLQTLTYALKRSFKELGLLLMYLAVGIFVFSALGYTMEQSHPETLFKSIPQSFWWAIITMTTVGYGDIYPKTTLGKLNAAISFLCGVIAIALPIHPIINNFVRYYNKQRVLETAAKHELELMELNSADGKATNAKNEPEDLAREGKEVPFYSSRLKVSHSDTFIHLLSEEKHCRNRLQSCK; this is encoded by the coding sequence ATGGCAGGTGACTCCAGTTTTCCAGATGTGGAGAGTGATggatcagaaaaaaatgaagaaacagaGATTGTAGTCAATGTTGGTGGGGTAAGGCAGGTGTTCTACGGAGACAACCTGAACCAATATCCAGAAACACGACTGGCAGAGCTGATGAACTGTTTATCAGGGGGATATGATAGCATATTCTCACTCTGTGATGACTATGATCCTGGAAAAAGAGAGTTTTACTTTGACAGAGATCCAGATGCTTTCAAATGCATTATTGACGTGTACTACTTTGGGGAAATTCATATGAAGAAAGGAATATGCCCCATATGTTTCAAGAATGAAATGGAATTTTGGAAAGTGGATCTAAAATTTTTGGATGACTGCTGCAAAACTCATCTAAGTGAAAAAAGGGAGGAACTGGAAGAAATAGCCCGAAGAGTGCAGCTGATTCTGGATGACCTGGGAGTAGATGCCTCAGAAAGTCGTGGGAAAAGGTGCCAAAAATACATCTGGAAATTTCTGGAGAAGCCAGAATCATCCTACCCAGCTCGAGTGATTGCTGTTCTGtcctttctgtttattttgatCTCCTCCATTGTGATGTGTGTGGGGACCATCCCAGACCTGCAGATTGTAGATGCGGAGGGGAACCGTGTGGAGCACCCAACTCTGGACAGCATAGAGACAGTCTGTATAGTCTGGTTTACCATGGAGTATGTGCTAAGGCTAATCTCCTCTCCCAACAAACTCCACTTTGTCTTGTCTTTCATGAACATTGTCGACGTGCTAGCAATACTTCCGTTCTatgtcagcctgaccttgaccCACTTGGGAGCCAAGCTCATGGAGCTGAGCAATGTccagcaggctgtccaggcgCTGCGCATCATGAGGATCGCAAGGATTTTCAAGCTTGCACGGCACTCCTCAGGGCTCCAGACTCTAACGTATGCCCTGAAACGCAGCTTTAAGGAGCTCGGGCTGCTCCTCATGTATTTAGCTGTTGGGATCTTTGTCTTTTCTGCCCTGGGTTATACCATGGAGCAAAGTCACCCTGAAACTTTATTTAAAAGCATCCCTCAGTCATTTTGGTGGGCAATCATTACCATGACCACGGTTGGATATGGAGATATATACCCTAAAACAACACTAGGAAAACTGAATGCTGCCATCAGTTTTCTATGTGGAGTGATAGCAATTGCCCTTCCCATCCATCCCATAATTAACAACTTTGTCAGATATTATAACAAACAGAGAGTTTTAGAAACAGCTGCCAAGCATGAAttggagctgatggagctgaACTCAGCTGATGGGAAAGCCACAAACGCCAAGAATGAACCAGAGGATCttgcaagggaaggcaaggaggTGCCTTTTTATAGCAGCCGGCTAAAAGTCTCACACAGTGACACCTTTATTCATCTCCTGTCAGAAGAGAAACACTGTAGGAACAGGCTTCAAAGCTGCAAATAA